A single window of Cataglyphis hispanica isolate Lineage 1 chromosome 2, ULB_Chis1_1.0, whole genome shotgun sequence DNA harbors:
- the LOC126858992 gene encoding uncharacterized protein LOC126858992, with amino-acid sequence MDQNNNNEQFSLTTVDPSDQDDVDFDVTPSPSVTSSVSYEKYSSSSALMPQTSATVPSTRSETERHYQLDGNINVINQLEVNQDVLCICYTETYDLLAAGVSDGNLKLYNVNSEENTNATLTLCDAEMMQNPAPVTAVKHRPVQKTHPITHTLIATYANGCVKCWHYPTAQCIYTIREKRQTLGLAYHPQLPKFVTVGDDTNLYLYDEETKTRERVFHGSLSPEIMDGHKSRVFSACFHPKSAYEIISAGWDDTIQFWDTRQAHSLRFISGVHMCGDGLDISRNGKEILTCSWQKKDPLQLWDYATGKLIVSMEPDSYPCLLYAGKFVTNLYIACGGCDTDLFRIVDLRSYSTMAMIKYLKNGVYSLDIGPLETKYSKRTALPKLAFCAGTTIFEVDAQPAPLTTL; translated from the exons atggatcaaaacaataataatgaacaATTTTCCCTTACGACTGTCGATCCATCCGATCAAGATGACGTTGATTTTGATGTAACACCATCACCTTCGGTGACATCCAGTGTCAGttacgaaaaatattcttcctcATCAGCTTTAATGCCTCAAACTTCAGCTACTGTCCCCAGTACACGGTCTGAGACGGAGCGTCATTATCAATTGGACGGCAATATCAATGTTATCAATCAATT GGAAGTTAATCAAGATGTACTTTGCATCTGCTATACGGAAACTTATGATCTTTTGGCGGCAGGAGTATCGGATGGTAACTTAAAGTTGTACAATGTTAATTCAGAGGAAAACACTAACGCAACATTGACTCTATGCGATGCGGAGATGATGCAGAATCCGGCTCCAGTAACCGCTGTAAAACATCGACCGGTACAAAAAACACATCCCATCACGCATACGCTAATAGCAACTT atGCCAATGGCTGTGTTAAATGCTGGCATTATCCAACCGCGCAATGCATTTACACGATACGAGAAAAACGGCAGACACTTGGTTTAGCTTATCATCCTCAATTACCAAAATTTGTTACTGTCGGGGACGATACGAATCTGTATTTGTACGATGAAGAAACGAAGACGCGGGAAAGAGTATTTCACGGAAG CCTTTCACCCGAAATCATGGATGGCCATAAATCCAGAGTCTTCAGTGCCTGCTTCCATCCCAAATCTGCGTATGAGATAATAAGCGCCGGCTGGGATGACACTATTCAGTTCTGGGACACCAGACAAGCTCACTCCCTTCGATTTATATCAGGTGTACATATGTGCGGCGATGGTCTAGATATCAGTAGAAATGGAAAAGAG ATTCTTACTTGTTCCTGGCAAAAGAAAGATCCTTTGCAATTATGGGACTATGCTACTGGCAAACTGATTGTCAGCATGGAACCGGACAGTTATCCTTGTTTGTTATATGCCGGAAAATTTGTGACAAATTTGTACATTGCGTGCGGTGGCTGCGACACTGATCTCTTCAGGATCGTTGATTTACGATCTTATTCg aCTATGGCTATGATCAAATACCTCAAGAATGGCGTGTATAGCTTAGACATCGGGCCATTGGAAACGAAGTATTCCAAACGAACGGCTCTACCGAAGCTCGCTTTTTGCGCCGGAACAACGATTTTTGAGGTAGATGCTCAGCCTGCTCCATTGACTACtttgtga